GCTACTATCAGCCTTTGACCGATGGCCAATTCAATAGTCTGCGTCGAACCCTGGACACCATTCGCGATCGACTGACCAAGCAACGAGAAGCGAAAGGGTTGAAAGGGAAGCCGCCGGAAGAAGAGGTGATCAAAGAAGCTGGTTTTACTGACGAACAGTTGGAGCAGATGGAACTGTATCGTCAACGTCGGCGTGATCCGCGACGACAACCGAATGAGCAACTAGACGAGCAGATTCGTTTGAAGGTCACCGTGGCGGAGAATGCGGACGTCGGAAAACGACAATTGCGGCTGGCAAAAGATCCGTTGGTGTCCGACCCGATCTGGTTTCATATCGATCGGTATACGGAAGTGGTCGAACATGAGCCCAATGACGACGATCCCGAATACTTGTCTCGGTCGACACCGCTGACCATCAACGGCCAGATCTTCCCTGGCGATCGTGATCGGTTTTCGTTTGACGTTCGCCGTGGTCAGCATCTGGTCATCAAGGCATCCGTTCGCGACGTGATCCCCTACTTGGCCGATGCCGTGCCCGGCTGGTTTCAAGCGGTCATGGATCTACGAGATTCTGATGGAAACGAAGTCGCGTATTCCGATTCGTTTTTCTTTCATCAAGACCCGGTGATCATGCATCGCGTTAGTCGTGACGACACCTACACCCTGACGATTCGGGATTCGGTGTACCGGGGACGGGAAGACTTTGTTTATCGAGTCACGGTGGGCGAAATACCTTTCGTCACCGACTATTTTCCGTTGGGGGCCACAGCTGATTCGGAAGTCACCGTTCGTCTGCGTGGGTGGAATCTGACCAACACGACGGCGACGATCAAAACCAAATCACGACGAAACATCGATGGTCCGCAAATATTCACCGTGCGGCAGAATGATGGAACGAAGGTTTCGTTGCCGCTGCGTGTCGATCTTTGGCCGGACGTCGACGAAGCTGAATCGAACGATTCGCCGGATGAAGCACAGCCCATAAAGCTGCGTACGGCAATCAACGGTCGGATTGATCGGCCCGGGGACATCGATCTTTACCGGTTGCCCGGTGGCGGACGCATTACCGCCGAAGTGTATGCCAGGCGATTAGGATCGCCGTTGGATTCGGTGCTTTCCGTGCTGGACGCCGACGGGAATGTGCTTGCGTTTGCTGATGATTTCGAAGACCGTTCACATGGCCTTTTGACCCACCAGGCGGATTCGCATTTGGAAGTTTCGCTGCCCGCCGGTGGGCCCTACTACCTGCGGTTGATGGACACCCAGCGCAATGGTGGCCCCGAGTATGCCTATCGGTTATGCCTGCGAGCGCCCGAGTCGAGCTTCCAATTGCGAGTGACGCCCGGCACGATTGCCGCGCGACCAGGCCAAGTGGTCCCTATCGACGTGCACGTCATGCGAACCGATGGGTTCGATCAACCGATTCAGTTGCAACTGGTGGACCCGCCCGAGGGTTTAGTCTTGAACGGCGGGATTGTCCCGCCAGGTTTGGACCGCGTGACGGCAACGTTGACGATGCCAGCCAAGCCCGATGCTAAATCCGCCTCGCTGCACATGAAGGGGATTGCGGCACGTCGCGGTCGCGGGCGAACAAACGTCGAATCCGTTGCGGTCGCTTGCGAAGATAGAATGCAGGCGTTCATTTGGCATCATTTGATTCCGTTGGATCAATGGAGCCTGGTGATGACCGGAAAACGTACAGGTTGGATCCCATTCCGTGTTCAGGTGCCACCGGGCCAGCCGATTCCGTTGCTGGCAAGTGGCAAGGTGACTGTTCCCGCAGTCATGCAACAGAAAAATGTACAGCCATCCCAAATTAATCTAGAACCAGTCGATGCACCGGAGGGTATTGCGGCTTCGCTGGTCGATACCGGTCAAGGTCGCCTGGGTTTGGAAATCGATACCACGGCCTGCGATTTGAGCGATGGTGACGCCGGCAACTTGGTCTTTCGGGTCATTCGTGAAATCATGCCACCGAAGACCGAAGCCAACCCGAATCCAAAGATGCGACGCCAAGACATCGGACTTTACCCTGCTCTGCCGTTTGAAATTTCGAAGTCTCGAGCGCGACCCCAACGGCGCGTTGCATCGCGAAACTGATCCATGTGGCGGTCTCGTGACAAAACCGCCAAGACGTCCGGGGGGGCATCTGCCGGCGGCCTGTCAGCAGACGCATGGGGGAAGACCGGGCTACAATGCGAACCAAATTCATTCATCTTGGTTCGTTCGGTTGGTGTTGGCGAATGCTTGGTTGGATTCAATGTCCCCGGTCTGGTGGGGGCCGACTGCGATTCGTGATCTTGGTCGCTTGGCTGGCTTGTCTCGCTTGCCTTGGCGTCTGTTCGGCTGATGATTCAGCGGAAATTCGAGTCTGGCGGGATCAAACCGGTCGCTTTGAAACGAAGGCTATCCTGGTAGAAATCAGGGACGGACGTGTCAAGTTGCGGAAACCGGACGGACGCGTTGTTTGGCCACCGCTTAGTCTGCTAAGTCAACCGGACCAAGACTACGTCGCCAAATGGCAGCAGGCCCAAGAGGCCTCCGACATCTTTGCCGGCGGTGTGATGGAAGGTGATTCACCGGGGCCCGAGGCCGAAGCGACAGCGACAGCGTGGAAACCGGGCGACGAGCCGGTTTCCGTACAGTCTGGGCGGTTGCTGACGGTCCAACCGATGCCACGCCCGAAATTGAGCGAAGCAGACCCACGCTCGGTTTCGATGTCTTCACCACAGGCCGGCCTGACGGTGTTGCCGACCATCGCCGGACTTGCCGATGGAAACATCCCATACTTGCTGGACCCAAAGGGAAGGTTGTCCCTTTTGCGAGTCCAACAGGGCACGTGGGACAAAACAAAATTCTCTCAGGCCGTCTTGGTTGATCACGAGGTCAATCGGGCGAATCCGACCACGCGGTGGGAAGAACCACTTCACTTTTTCAACGCGAACCCGAATCACGGCTTGATCTTGGGCAGGGCCGACGTGGGCAGTTGGGGTGCCACCGGGCAAATGGTGATGCTGCGGTTGGACGGTTCGGGGCAACTGAGTGAATTGCTGCGTTGGTATCCAGAACCTGAGTCCATGGAATCCAAGCCGCGGGTTCGGCAAGTCGAGTTCATCGATGCGGAAATTGTTTTGGCTCGCGTCGGTGACATCGTCCGCGTCTACGACTGGAATGAACGACGCGAAATTTGGCGATTGCCGATTAGTGGCTGGCATCGACCAGCACTAAGTCCCGGCGGTCGATATTTTGCAGCCCAGATTCGTGACGAGATCGCGTTGTTTGAATCCAAGACCGGAAATCAATTGGGCGTGATCAAACGCGACGATGCGGATCCAATTGATTTGGTGTTTCACCCAACGGGATTAAGACTGGCTGCGGTCGGCGGACGCGAAATCGACATCTATGATTTAGCGGATGCGGGCAACGATCGAAGTTTCAGTTTGACCGAACCGATCGACACGTTTTACAGCGATCCCAGTTGGACGGACGAATCACATTTGTTGGTTGGCGGCACTCGGTTGGTGGATACAGACCTCGGACGACAGGTTTGGCAATACGACCTTGGGGGTCGTGGCAACGATAACCGTGCGTTTCAGTCAGGTTTGTTTCGTGGCGTGATCGGCGGTCGAGGCGGTCTGATTGTCTTTCGTCACGCCATTCCCCATGCAACGGTTGCCAAAGCCAAGGCGTCGGTCGACTGGTCGGACATCCAGGTGCTGGGCCCCGGCGATCCGGTGCGTTTGGAGATCAGCGTTTCGGGTCCAACGAACCGATCGAAGGTCGCTGAATTGATGCAAGCCGCGATTGCCAAAGCGGGATGGAAGTTATCGGACACCGCTGACAGCGTGGTGCGTTTCGCAAACTATCGAACCGACGAGCGAACGCATCGATTTCGTTCGGGGCCGTTGAAAGACCAGGAGTTGCCGTATCGCCCGTACGCCACGGTCGTGGACGTGGAAGTCGGCGGGGAAGTCGTCTATCGGGTGGCCGATGTTGGACGAGTGCCGGATGATTTTAAGGTGAGTTTGGATGAAACGCTGAAAGACGCGATCGAACGACAAACGGTGCCGACCTATCGGATGATCGAACGTCTGGATTTGCCGCCGCACATCATCCAGCCCGAATTCCAGCATGGCCTGGGGAAGTCGACCTTGGACGCCGAAGGATTCGTCGATGCGACCGACTTTGTTTCCGGTCTTGTCCAGGCACCTCCGCGTGGTCGCTAAATCGCGACGATGCAGCTAATGCGTGGCAAGCGGACTGAAGCCATCAGTCGCGAGACCCAGGGACGATCTGTAGCGTGATTTCCTCGTCGCCTCGCTGAACGACCATTTCAACAGTCTCACCAATCTTCAATGCTTCGATGGCATAGGTGTAGTCGTATAAGTTTTCGATCGTGCGACCGGCCAGTTTGACAATAATATCGCCACCTTGGACGCCCGCTTTGTCGGCCGGGCCGTCGGTTCCGACGCCACTGAGCTTGACTCCTTTGATGTCGCCCGACGCATAGTCCGGGATGGTGCCCAGATAGGCTGTCAAACGGGCTCTGGGAACCTCTTTCGTTTGTTCGCCTTCATCCAAACGGAATTCCGGTGCGGCATCGGAAACCAAAAATCCACGCGTCAGCAAGCCGAACAGTTGCGCGATATCCGACAGTCCCTCGTAGTTCAATTTGCTCGCAACGTCACGCGGCGTGTGATAGTCCGAGTGGGCACCGGTAAAGCCCGAAAGAATCGGTACGTTTCGTGTGACAAAGGCGGATGCGTCGGTCGGCAGACGTGTGCTGGTTCGGTCCAATTTCAACGTCAAGCCGACGGGGATGTTTCGCCGCTGGACCTCGGCTTCAAAACCGGGAGACGATCCGATGCCCTGAATGATCAGGCTTTCACGCAAACGCCCCACCATATCCAAGTTCAGATAGACCGCGATGCTGTCACGCAGCGAATCCTGGTCGGCATGGGCACCGTGGGCATGCGCGACGTCCACGGTCGTGGAGGTATTCGATTTCGCATGTTCGCCGTGGGGGGCATGTGCGGGTGCATGGTCCGTGTGTGGATCATGTGTATCGGGTGATTCGTACAGATCGGCATAAGCCGAAACAAACGCTTGCGAACCGAACAGCCCCAGTTCTTCGCCGCTCCACGCGGCAATCAACAGCTCACGTTTAGCGTCCAGCTTGCCGCTTCGTTTTTGCGAGGCGAGGTACTGAGCGATTTCCAAGATGGCCGCAACGCCGCTGGCATTGTCGTCGGCCCCAAAGTGAATTTGATCTTCATCATCGCCTGTGGCCAAGCTGTTTCCGGCACCGCCACGACCGAGGTGATCGATGTGGGCTCCCAAAACAACCACAGGGGCTCCCGCGTGGTCGGGGGAATCGGTCGCCAGTCGTGCAATGACATTGCGCCCCGTTCCGGTGGATCGTTTGATGCCGATCTTGGCACTGACTTTAACGCCTTCCAGTGCGTAACCCATCTGCATTGATCCGTCGTCCAGTGCCGTCTGAGCAGCATTCAAGTCTTTACCGGCGCGATCAAACCAAGATGCGGCTATACGGTTGCTGATGCTTGTCACGGCGATGCTGACGCCAGCTTGTGACGCGCTGGAGTCAAAGCGAATCAGGTCGCGTTTCACCTTGCTGTTTGGTCCGGCCACAAAGATCACGCCTTTGGCGCCACGGTCTCGAGCCACGGACGCTTTTCTTTGTGGTGCGCTGTAACGTGCCAATTGCTGTCGTCGATCCGCCGAGATGTTTTGGGGCATGTCACGCAGGATCATCACCCATTTATCATTCACATCCAGATGGACATAGCTGTCGTATTCCTCCACACCGTCGCTGCCAGGAACGGTCATGCCGTAGCCCGCAAAAACAACGTCACCGACATCGAAAGACCCGGTGCCGGAGAAACCAAGAGGCGTCCAGTCTTCGCCCAGACGCAGGGCGTCCTGCTGTTTAGCGGACATTATATTTTCGTCCGTCAATTCGGACCCGGCAGGGAAATCGAAGGACTGGAAAAACGTTCCATCTTCACCGGCCGGTTCGAAACCCAAGTGTTGAAGATAGGCTGCGACGTAGGCAGTGGCTTTTTTTTCACCGATGGTCCCCGTCAAACGACCTTCAAGTTCCGGACGCGTCAAATAATCGACGTGACGGCCCGCGTCGGCTGGTTGAAATTCACCTGATGTGGCGTTGATGTTTTGCCGTGCGGTTGCCACGTCGGATTCAAAGGCTTCGTCATCGCCAGAAACTTTGTTCTTTGTCAGTCCCAGGCGTCGTCGTGCTTCCGCATCATTCCAATTCGCCATGAAGATTTGAGACTGGTTGCCTGACGCACGATTGTTGGTCCAGGCGATGCGGTCTCCGCCGGGCAAGAAGACGGGAAGCCCATCAAAACCGTCGGCATCCGTGACACGCACAGGGTCGCCGTTGCCGTCGGCACGCACCAAGTAAAGCTCGAAGTTGCCGAAGCCGTGTTTGTTTGTCGTGAAAACAAGGTAGTCACCGCTGGGGTGGTAAAACGGTGCCCAGCTCATCACGCCCAAGTCGGTTAGGCGTTGCACATCGGTGCCGTCGGTCCGCATGGTGTAAATCTCGGCCGTCGCACCGTCTTCACCGAACCGTCGCCAGCAGATGCGTTGGCCATCGGGCGAAAAGAAGGGACCGCCGTCATAACCAGGGACATCGGTCAGCCGTCGGACATTCGTTCCGTCGGCATCCATGATGTACAGCTCCATCATGACCGAAGGATCGGTTTCGAACCGCTGTTGCTGTGTGTCGGTCAATTCATTCTGGAAAGCCGATCGGTTGGAGGCAAAAACAATTTGACTGCCATCGGGGCTGAAGCTTGCTTCGGCGTCGTAGCCGAGTTCATGCGTCAGGCGAGTGTACTTTCCATTGGTTGAGTCCCAAATGTACAGTTCGAAATTGGGGTCATAGTCCCAAGAGTATCGGCGGCTTTTCCCCGACGCACGAAAGTCCAATTCGGCCTGTTGTTTCTCTTGGGCTTCCGGATCGTCGTGCGTGCTGGCGAACAGGACTTGTTTGCCGTCAGGATGGATCCAGGCACAGGTGGTTTTTCCAATGCCGGGAGAAACCCTTTCGATATCCCCCGTTCCCAGATCCATCCAGTAAATCTGATAGAAAGGGTTTTTCGGATCACGTTCGCTTTGGAACACCATCTTGGAGGCGTCAGGACTGAAGTAGCCTTCCCCCGCACGACGGCCTTCAAAAGTGATTTGACGCGTTTTGCCCATCAGTGGCGCGTCTTCATCGTTTCCGACGGACGCAGGTCCCTCAGCCGACGCTTTCGCGATTAGCAAGGCCGTTGCGAACGTGACAAAAAGGTGCAGTCGTCGTTTCATGTCGAAAGCGAATATTCAAAATGGGTGTCTAGAAAGTCCGTGTTTCGCGACGTGCATGGCACGACAGAACTGGGACGATTCGTCCGGCATGGCTTCGCGAATTCGTTGGGGCGAAGGTACCGATCACGGACTGATCGCAGCTTCAACAGACATTCAGCCTGATTGACGCGTCAGTGATCAACCGTCGGCCAAACCGTGTGCACCACGCAGCCGAATCATGCCGTCACTCCAGCGGCGAAACAGTTCGGCACGTTCACCGGAATCGTTAAACACACGGGTGTCACTGATTTTGGCACGCAAGTCTTCGCGGACAAGGCCGAACAAGTCATGATAAATTGCTTCGGCGTCCGTCGGGTCATCGGCGGCCGTTTGACGGAATTGGACGGATTCCGGATTAACCCTGGCAGTCGCCTCGAACCGAAAGATCTGTTGCCAGCCGGGACGCTGGACCGCGATCAAACGCACTGACCGCAGCTTGGCCGTGGTTCCGAAATACCCGTGCTCGGTCAGATGTCGGCGGATCGACAACTCCATCTCTCGATCGCCGCACCAGTCGTCCCATCGCTGTCGAATTTGTCGAATGAAGTGGAGCATGTCTCCACTATTGTGATGCCGGCAAGTCGAAGTCGCCGGTCAGATCGCGCCAGACACAGTGGATGTGGTTTGCCGGATTGCCAACCGCGTCGGATTGGGTGTTCACAAACTCGATCAGGAAACTCTTGCCCTGAACACGGTAGTAGTGGCCGATGCCCGGTTCAGTGGCCCCCGCCCACGCAAAGTGGATTTGGTTCCAACCGTTTTCGGCAATCGCGTCACGACGTGTCACCGCAACGGGGTCGGGGACCACATCGATATAGGTGTCAACCAAACGCTGCAGGATCTGTTGTTGGTCGGCATCAAGTTTTTGATAACGAATGCCTTCGGGGGCGGTGACGTCCGCTTGCGCCTCGCCGGCGAAACGAATTTCCGAGAGAGCTTCTTCAGCGATGATCGCTTCGGACCTCTGGGCATCGCTGAGCGAATTGACCAGATCGAACCCCAACTGTTCTTCGTCACGCAGAATCCGCGTCCCTTTGTGCAGGGTGACACTTGGGTCGTCCACCTCGTTCATCAAGGTCGCAGGATTTGATGCCATGAATTGTGGCGTGCTATCGACGATCCTGCCCCCACGGCACACGAAGTTCAAGGAAAGGTGATGGCCTTCGAAGCTCAGGCCCCACGGTTTCTGGTCGTCGGGCTGGCCGAACACCGTGACGTAGTATTTCATCGGGTCGCGTTTCCAATTGCCACCATCGCCTTCCAAGACATGAAGCACTTGTTCCATGCTTCGGATTTGATCCGCCTTTCGATAGCCGATTTCGCTAAGTGCGGCACGCAATAGACGCAGGGCGCCGGTGCGTTGGGCTTCGGTCATGTCCCCCAGCATCAAACCCTTGCGTGTCTTCATCGGGATGAAGTGCCATTGGACTCGGCGTTCATCGTCGAAGGGGATGACCGCTTGAGAGGACTGTTCTTTGTCCAGTGTCGACAGAAACGCCTTGGCATGCTGATGCATTTGGACGCCGGGCGGATCGCCGACCTTTAGGCCGGACATCACCGACAGTCCGATCAGACACATTGCGAGAATTGCAAGCGGAAAACGTTTCATGCTCGTGGCGGGGGGTAATGAAATGAGCGGGAGGGGAAACTTGACGATGTGCAAGTTTAGCCAATCCGCTCGCCGCCCGCCGGGCTTTGGCCCGGGACCGCTTTGCCAATCCTGAGGTTCAGCCGAAAAGCAGATCGTCGGTGGGTTTGGATTCTTCCAGCCCACTTTCACGTCGAAGCCCGAGCTTTTGCATTGCCAACAGTGACAGATACGCGGGGTTCAGCAACACGTATCGACGCCACAAACGCCCCGGTTCCTTGGTCAGTCGGTAAAACCATTCCAGGCCACGGTCCTGCATCCACCGCGGTGCCTGGTCCAGCATTCCGGCGTGAAAGGCGAACGCCGCACCGACCGCGATCAGTGGCATGCCCAGGCGATCTCGCATCTCGTAAGCGAAGATTTCTTGTCGTGGGCATCCCAAGCCGACAAAGCACATCTGGGCCCCGCTGTCGCGAATCTCATTCACCAAGTCGTCTCGTTCCTCAGGTGAAATCTGACGAAATCGTGAGGCGCGGATTCCGGCGATCCGTAATCCATCGAATTTTTCGGTCAGGTTGTCTGCGAACTGCTTCAGCATCTCTTCTGTGGCACCGAACAGAAAGACCGAAACATCTTCCTTGGCCGCTGCCGCACACAGACGCAGAGTCAATTCTGGGCCATAGACACGATCTGGAAGGCTGAGCCCGTGAAGCGAATTCAATGCCCAGCGAACCGGTTGGCCGTCGGGGCAGACAAGATCAAAACGGTTCAGTCGATATCGATGGGTCTTGTCCTGGACACCGGTCATCACGCCGTGGACTGCCAACGCGGTCACCGACATCGGCTGTCGCCGTTTGGCGGATTCGATCACACGGGCGACGGCGGCTTCGTAATCTATGGCGTTGACTTCGATGCCCAGAACGCTTTTCTTGCCAAGGTCGATCATGGTGTCGTTGCCGCGTCCACAACGCGGTCCGGTACGGGGGAATGAAACTCGCTGGATTTGTGCTGTTTTAAGTCAGCTTGCGTGATCGCCGAAACCGTCTCCGGTGCAAGTGAGTGCAACTGGTCGATCATTCTGCGGACTTCGAAGCGGCCTTTCAGACTTTCCAAAGCCCAGCGGACGAATCGAATTTTGTCGTCGCGTGCCATCGACATGCCCGGCAAATAGCTCAGGTCGTCGGCGTCTTCATGCCCGAAAAAATCCGGTGGGTGCAACAACAACGAAATCGACGTTCCGGTCAGCGTTGCCAAACGCACAACCGACGAAAAATACATCTTGGCCGCGGTGACCGAAAAACTGGCCAGGTAACACAGATAGCTCATGTGGATCGGTAGACGCGTCAACGGCATGACGGATACAGGGATCTCCCAAAACTCGGGTGCACTATTTTGCAACCGATGTGGGCGGTTGGGCTTTAGCATCGACCCGAATCCACCGTACAGCTGTTTGGCTTTGTCCTTCTGTTGGCCTTTCAAACCCGTTTTCAGCATGAAGAACCAACGGGCGATCGGTGCGACCGATGTGGGGAAGGATGACGCGTCGTACAGGTAACCCCGTTCTTGTAAGACGTTCAGAACTTCGGGAGGACAGCTGAAACCGGGGCCGCGAAATCCGTACGGTCGGATGCCCAGCAGATTGATGATTCGTTGCTCGGTAGTTGCGATCTCTTCTTCGATCTGATCCGGGGGCATCGTGTGCATCCACGGCAAATGATTCAGGGAATGATTGGCCGGTTCCCACTGAATCGAATCGAACCGCCGAATCGCGTCGCAGTCCGCCTCGTCCGTCAAGTCACGACCGACAAGGAAGACCGTCAGCGGCAGGCTCAGTTCGCCCAGGACATCGACGATTCGGTCGACCGCCATGGGCAGATAACTTGGACGTTTCGTCCAATCATCGCGGCCGGCGGCCCGCAGATAGGCCCAGCGGTTGTCCAGATCCAGTGATAGGCTTGCGACGGGGCGATTCATGGTTGGGGTACCGCCAATTTTGCCGTCATTCGCGAACGCAATTCGGGGTCTGGCAGTCGCCACGGGTCGGCCTTCAACGCATGGATCGCGCGGATCGCACCGGAGGCCGCCCAATGCGGCGTTCGTTCACGCACCGATCGGAATGCCGC
The DNA window shown above is from Crateriforma spongiae and carries:
- a CDS encoding DUF3500 domain-containing protein; translation: MKRFPLAILAMCLIGLSVMSGLKVGDPPGVQMHQHAKAFLSTLDKEQSSQAVIPFDDERRVQWHFIPMKTRKGLMLGDMTEAQRTGALRLLRAALSEIGYRKADQIRSMEQVLHVLEGDGGNWKRDPMKYYVTVFGQPDDQKPWGLSFEGHHLSLNFVCRGGRIVDSTPQFMASNPATLMNEVDDPSVTLHKGTRILRDEEQLGFDLVNSLSDAQRSEAIIAEEALSEIRFAGEAQADVTAPEGIRYQKLDADQQQILQRLVDTYIDVVPDPVAVTRRDAIAENGWNQIHFAWAGATEPGIGHYYRVQGKSFLIEFVNTQSDAVGNPANHIHCVWRDLTGDFDLPASQ
- a CDS encoding M28 family peptidase, which gives rise to MKRRLHLFVTFATALLIAKASAEGPASVGNDEDAPLMGKTRQITFEGRRAGEGYFSPDASKMVFQSERDPKNPFYQIYWMDLGTGDIERVSPGIGKTTCAWIHPDGKQVLFASTHDDPEAQEKQQAELDFRASGKSRRYSWDYDPNFELYIWDSTNGKYTRLTHELGYDAEASFSPDGSQIVFASNRSAFQNELTDTQQQRFETDPSVMMELYIMDADGTNVRRLTDVPGYDGGPFFSPDGQRICWRRFGEDGATAEIYTMRTDGTDVQRLTDLGVMSWAPFYHPSGDYLVFTTNKHGFGNFELYLVRADGNGDPVRVTDADGFDGLPVFLPGGDRIAWTNNRASGNQSQIFMANWNDAEARRRLGLTKNKVSGDDEAFESDVATARQNINATSGEFQPADAGRHVDYLTRPELEGRLTGTIGEKKATAYVAAYLQHLGFEPAGEDGTFFQSFDFPAGSELTDENIMSAKQQDALRLGEDWTPLGFSGTGSFDVGDVVFAGYGMTVPGSDGVEEYDSYVHLDVNDKWVMILRDMPQNISADRRQQLARYSAPQRKASVARDRGAKGVIFVAGPNSKVKRDLIRFDSSASQAGVSIAVTSISNRIAASWFDRAGKDLNAAQTALDDGSMQMGYALEGVKVSAKIGIKRSTGTGRNVIARLATDSPDHAGAPVVVLGAHIDHLGRGGAGNSLATGDDEDQIHFGADDNASGVAAILEIAQYLASQKRSGKLDAKRELLIAAWSGEELGLFGSQAFVSAYADLYESPDTHDPHTDHAPAHAPHGEHAKSNTSTTVDVAHAHGAHADQDSLRDSIAVYLNLDMVGRLRESLIIQGIGSSPGFEAEVQRRNIPVGLTLKLDRTSTRLPTDASAFVTRNVPILSGFTGAHSDYHTPRDVASKLNYEGLSDIAQLFGLLTRGFLVSDAAPEFRLDEGEQTKEVPRARLTAYLGTIPDYASGDIKGVKLSGVGTDGPADKAGVQGGDIIVKLAGRTIENLYDYTYAIEALKIGETVEMVVQRGDEEITLQIVPGSRD
- a CDS encoding WecB/TagA/CpsF family glycosyltransferase translates to MIDLGKKSVLGIEVNAIDYEAAVARVIESAKRRQPMSVTALAVHGVMTGVQDKTHRYRLNRFDLVCPDGQPVRWALNSLHGLSLPDRVYGPELTLRLCAAAAKEDVSVFLFGATEEMLKQFADNLTEKFDGLRIAGIRASRFRQISPEERDDLVNEIRDSGAQMCFVGLGCPRQEIFAYEMRDRLGMPLIAVGAAFAFHAGMLDQAPRWMQDRGLEWFYRLTKEPGRLWRRYVLLNPAYLSLLAMQKLGLRRESGLEESKPTDDLLFG
- a CDS encoding polysaccharide deacetylase family protein, with translation MNRPVASLSLDLDNRWAYLRAAGRDDWTKRPSYLPMAVDRIVDVLGELSLPLTVFLVGRDLTDEADCDAIRRFDSIQWEPANHSLNHLPWMHTMPPDQIEEEIATTEQRIINLLGIRPYGFRGPGFSCPPEVLNVLQERGYLYDASSFPTSVAPIARWFFMLKTGLKGQQKDKAKQLYGGFGSMLKPNRPHRLQNSAPEFWEIPVSVMPLTRLPIHMSYLCYLASFSVTAAKMYFSSVVRLATLTGTSISLLLHPPDFFGHEDADDLSYLPGMSMARDDKIRFVRWALESLKGRFEVRRMIDQLHSLAPETVSAITQADLKQHKSSEFHSPVPDRVVDAATTP
- a CDS encoding SHD1 domain-containing protein, which translates into the protein MLGWIQCPRSGGGRLRFVILVAWLACLACLGVCSADDSAEIRVWRDQTGRFETKAILVEIRDGRVKLRKPDGRVVWPPLSLLSQPDQDYVAKWQQAQEASDIFAGGVMEGDSPGPEAEATATAWKPGDEPVSVQSGRLLTVQPMPRPKLSEADPRSVSMSSPQAGLTVLPTIAGLADGNIPYLLDPKGRLSLLRVQQGTWDKTKFSQAVLVDHEVNRANPTTRWEEPLHFFNANPNHGLILGRADVGSWGATGQMVMLRLDGSGQLSELLRWYPEPESMESKPRVRQVEFIDAEIVLARVGDIVRVYDWNERREIWRLPISGWHRPALSPGGRYFAAQIRDEIALFESKTGNQLGVIKRDDADPIDLVFHPTGLRLAAVGGREIDIYDLADAGNDRSFSLTEPIDTFYSDPSWTDESHLLVGGTRLVDTDLGRQVWQYDLGGRGNDNRAFQSGLFRGVIGGRGGLIVFRHAIPHATVAKAKASVDWSDIQVLGPGDPVRLEISVSGPTNRSKVAELMQAAIAKAGWKLSDTADSVVRFANYRTDERTHRFRSGPLKDQELPYRPYATVVDVEVGGEVVYRVADVGRVPDDFKVSLDETLKDAIERQTVPTYRMIERLDLPPHIIQPEFQHGLGKSTLDAEGFVDATDFVSGLVQAPPRGR
- a CDS encoding peptidase, with the translated sequence MNLYSISRGWGFTLAVVWMASATAQPIPKKPHLAYVFPAGCQRGQTCEVVVGGQYLKSIESAAITGEGVTVEVVSYYQPLTDGQFNSLRRTLDTIRDRLTKQREAKGLKGKPPEEEVIKEAGFTDEQLEQMELYRQRRRDPRRQPNEQLDEQIRLKVTVAENADVGKRQLRLAKDPLVSDPIWFHIDRYTEVVEHEPNDDDPEYLSRSTPLTINGQIFPGDRDRFSFDVRRGQHLVIKASVRDVIPYLADAVPGWFQAVMDLRDSDGNEVAYSDSFFFHQDPVIMHRVSRDDTYTLTIRDSVYRGREDFVYRVTVGEIPFVTDYFPLGATADSEVTVRLRGWNLTNTTATIKTKSRRNIDGPQIFTVRQNDGTKVSLPLRVDLWPDVDEAESNDSPDEAQPIKLRTAINGRIDRPGDIDLYRLPGGGRITAEVYARRLGSPLDSVLSVLDADGNVLAFADDFEDRSHGLLTHQADSHLEVSLPAGGPYYLRLMDTQRNGGPEYAYRLCLRAPESSFQLRVTPGTIAARPGQVVPIDVHVMRTDGFDQPIQLQLVDPPEGLVLNGGIVPPGLDRVTATLTMPAKPDAKSASLHMKGIAARRGRGRTNVESVAVACEDRMQAFIWHHLIPLDQWSLVMTGKRTGWIPFRVQVPPGQPIPLLASGKVTVPAVMQQKNVQPSQINLEPVDAPEGIAASLVDTGQGRLGLEIDTTACDLSDGDAGNLVFRVIREIMPPKTEANPNPKMRRQDIGLYPALPFEISKSRARPQRRVASRN